From one Candidatus Hydrogenedens sp. genomic stretch:
- a CDS encoding serine/threonine-protein kinase — protein sequence MSDSSYAPDRSQLYHIRLVKILGQGGTGIVYQGIDTKKGDAVAVKLFRENFFRNRLHLMDLIQNVKKFKKLKHQNLVQIFDFIDGDEGRCMLMEFVDGPNLRWYLANRPWNLQERVNIIIQICIGLQYLHDNGFVHHDFKPANVLFTRRGIVKIADYSLFGNNFILELLDRNISQQITPMFVAPEVIRGERVTPKSDLYSLGITMYMMFTEKLPFPVDNLQQLYHCHLNLMPEHPTTVNPKCPFALGNVIMKLLSKKPENRYRDCDELRIALSNVTQSRI from the coding sequence ATGTCGGATTCTTCCTATGCTCCAGACCGTTCACAGTTATATCATATTCGACTTGTGAAGATTTTAGGACAAGGAGGAACGGGAATTGTATATCAAGGTATTGATACGAAGAAAGGCGATGCTGTCGCTGTAAAATTATTCCGTGAGAATTTTTTTAGAAATCGTCTTCATCTTATGGACCTTATCCAGAATGTTAAGAAGTTCAAAAAACTGAAGCATCAAAATCTTGTTCAGATATTTGATTTTATTGATGGCGATGAGGGTAGATGTATGTTAATGGAGTTTGTGGATGGTCCGAACCTCCGTTGGTATCTTGCCAATCGTCCGTGGAATTTGCAGGAACGGGTGAACATTATTATTCAAATTTGTATCGGTTTGCAGTATCTACATGATAATGGTTTTGTTCACCATGATTTTAAACCGGCGAATGTATTGTTTACTCGGAGAGGTATTGTTAAAATTGCGGACTATTCTTTGTTTGGCAATAATTTTATATTGGAATTGTTGGATAGGAATATCAGCCAGCAAATTACCCCTATGTTTGTTGCACCGGAAGTAATTCGGGGAGAAAGAGTAACTCCTAAATCAGATTTATATTCGTTAGGCATTACAATGTATATGATGTTTACAGAGAAGTTGCCTTTCCCTGTGGATAATTTACAACAGTTATATCATTGCCATTTGAATTTAATGCCAGAGCACCCAACCACTGTAAACCCCAAATGTCCCTTTGCATTAGGCAATGTAATTATGAAACTCCTCTCCAAAAAGCCAGAAAATCGTTATCG